Proteins encoded in a region of the Raphanus sativus cultivar WK10039 chromosome 8, ASM80110v3, whole genome shotgun sequence genome:
- the LOC108820420 gene encoding F-box protein At1g52495-like, with the protein CRFVSFFFFWFTDRSSPMLSVCKRTLKTVTGDEEGRGDLCLPLDIIVEILKKLPAKSLVRFRSVSKQWSTIIGSRRDFIDSIVTRSLSHPPPKLPIFIFHHCVPETFFTVSPVFSPTTATDNVVTIPRPSHPSSFHYQYSRGLICCSSSKSHLVTIYNPTTRQVFPLPEIQPPATRRSGLSSCFFGYDPITNQYKVLSIIVNCDEPIPKQTYHVFTLGCQQSWRKVKGIGEDSFPKDYSVCIDGTIYYHANREGGETMLLSFDIRSERFDHVLVPEALLTPMYHQRLVNHLGKLGCIICNRSNTSIWIMDDAGKQEWSRTILCLPNYSVMLLGADVDTFSGATPAGEIYATQCKYFFDKSLYVYYYDMNQNSFRRVHIEGGVPDETKKRRYCVKVFPIHDHVENTVWL; encoded by the coding sequence TGCCGtttcgtttctttttttttcttctggttCACAGATCGGTCTTCTCCCATGTTAAGTGTTTGCAAAAGGACACTAAAGACAGTCACGGGAGATGAAGAAGGACGGGGAGATTTGTGTCTTCCTTTGGATATAATAGTGGAGATACTGAAGAAACTACCGGCAAAGTCACTTGTGAGGTTCCGAAGCGTCTCCAAGCAATGGTCAACCATTATCGGCAGCCGCAGAGACTTCATCGACTCTATCGTCACTCGTTCTCTCAGTCATCCTCCTCCGAAGCTTCCCATCTTTATCTTCCACCATTGTGTGCCTGAAACGTTCTTCACTGTTTCACCTGTTTTCTCTCCGACCACCGCCACCGACAATGTAGTAACTATCCCTCGACCAAGTCATCCAAGCTCCTTCCACTATCAATACTCCCGGGGCTTGATTTGTTGCTCTTCTTCAAAATCTCATCTGGTTACCATCTACAACCCTACCACCAGACAGGTTTTTCCGTTACCCGAGATCCAACCCCCGGCAACACGGCGGTCCGGATTAAGTTCCTGCTTCTTTGGCTACGACCCTATCACGAATCAATACAAAGTCCTGTCCATTATTGTCAACTGTGACGAGCCTATCCCGAAGCAAACTTATCATGTTTTCACATTGGGATGTCAGCAATCTTGGAGAAAAGTCAAAGGCATTGGTGAAGACTCCTTTCCAAAAGATTACAGTGTATGCATCGACGGGACTATCTACTACCACGCAAACAGAGAAGGTGGTGAGACTATGTTGCTGAGTTTCGACATCAGGTCCGAAAGATTTGATCACGTCTTGGTTCCAGAAGCATTGTTGACTCCTATGTATCATCAGCGTCTAGTGAACCACCTAGGTAAGTTGGGATGCATAATTTGTAACCGCAGCAACACAAGTATCTGGATTATGGATGATGCCGGAAAACAAGAATGGTCGAGAACAATCCTTTGCTTGCCAAACTACTCAGTGATGTTGTTAGGAGCTGATGTGGATACCTTCTCTGGTGCCACCCCTGCTGGAGAGATTTATGCAACTCAATGCAAGTATTTCTTTGATAAGTCATTGTATGTTTACTACTATGACATGAACCAAAACAGCTTTAGAAGAGTTCATATCGAAGGTGGTGTTCCCGATGAAACAAAGAAGCGTAGGTATTGTGTTAAAGTATTTCCGATTCATGATCACGTCGAGAATACTGTGTGGttgtag
- the LOC108821107 gene encoding F-box protein At1g52495-like has translation MLSVCKRTRKTVTGDEEGRGYLCLPLDIIVEILKKLPAKSLVRFRSVSKQWLTIIGSRRDFIDSIITRSLSHPPPKLPIFIFHHCVPETFFTVSPVFSPTTHTDNVVTIPRPSHQYSFHYQYSRGLICCSSSESHLVTIYNPTTRQVFPLPEIQAPTRSGLSSCFFGYDPITNQYKVLSIIFNYDDQKQTYHVFTLGCQQSWRKVKGIDEDTFPNDYNVCIDGTIYYSAYRKSRETLLLSFDIRSERFDRIQVPKALSEAMLTLLYHQRLVNHLGKLGCICCNDGDTSIWIMDDAEKQEWSRTILCLPNYPLKLLGADVETFSGATPAGEIYATQCKYFFDKSLYVYYYDMNQNSFRRIHIEGGVRDKTNKHRCCVKVFAIHDHVENTMWL, from the coding sequence ATGTTAAGTGTTTGCAAAAGGACACGAAAGACAGTCACGGGAGATGAAGAAGGACGGGGATATTTGTGTCTTCCTTTGGATATAATAGTGGAGATACTCAAGAAGCTACCGGCAAAGTCACTTGTGAGGTTCCGAAGCGTCTCCAAGCAATGGTTAACCATTATCGGCAGCCGCAGAGACTTCATCGACTCTATCATCACTCGTTCTCTCAGTCATCCTCCTCCGAAGCTTCCCATCTTTATCTTCCACCATTGTGTGCCTGAAACGTTCTTCACTGTTTCACCTGTTTTCTCTCCGACCACTCACACCGACAATGTAGTAACTATCCCTCGACCAAGTCATCAATACTCCTTCCACTATCAATACTCCCGAGGCTTGATTTGTTGCTCTTCTTCAGAATCTCATCTGGTTACCATCTACAACCCTACCACCAGGCAGGTTTTTCCGTTACCCGAGATCCAAGCCCCAACACGGTCCGGATTGAGTTCCTGCTTCTTTGGCTACGACCCTATCACGAATCAGTACAAAGTCTTGTCCATTATTTTCAACTATGACGACCAGAAACAAACTTATCATGTTTTCACATTGGGATGTCAGCAATCTTGGAGGAAAGTCAAAGGCATTGATGAAGATACCTTTCCAAACGACTACAATGTATGCATTGACGGGACTATATACTACAGCGCATACAGAAAGAGTCGTGAGACTCTGTTGCTGAGTTTCGACATTAGGTCCGAAAGATTTGATCGCATCCAGGTTCCAAAAGCATTGTCAGAAGCAATGCTGACTCTTCTTTATCATCAACGTCTGGTAAACCACCTAGGTAAGTTGGGATGCATATGTTGTAACGACGGCGACACAAGCATCTGGATTATGGATGATGCTGAAAAACAGGAATGGTCGAGAACAATCCTTTGCTTGCCTAACTACCCATTGAAGTTGTTAGGAGCTGATGTGGAAACCTTCTCTGGTGCCACCCCTGCTGGAGAGATTTATGCAACTCAATGTAAGTATTTCTTTGATAAGTCATTGTATGTTTACTACTATGACATGAACCAAAACAGCTTTAGAAGAATTCATATCGAAGGTGGTGTTCGCGATAAAACAAACAAGCATAGGTGTTGTGTTAAAGTATTTGCGATTCATGATCACGTTGAGAATACTATGTGgttgtag